In Panthera tigris isolate Pti1 chromosome D2, P.tigris_Pti1_mat1.1, whole genome shotgun sequence, one DNA window encodes the following:
- the KCNIP2 gene encoding Kv channel-interacting protein 2 isoform X6 — MRGQGRKESLSDSRDLDGSYDQLTGHPPGPTKKALKQRFLKLLPCCGPQALPSVSEIGRVFHFLGDSSLPSALAVPASLRPHRPRPLDPDSVEDEFELSTVCHRPEGLEQLQEQTKFTRKELQVLYRGFKNECPSGIVNEENFKQIYSQFFPQGDSSTYATFLFNAFDTNHDGSVSFEDFVAGLSVILRGTIDDRLNWAFNLYDLNKDGCITKEEMLDIMKSIYDMMGKYTYPALREEAPREHVESFFQKMDRNKDGVVTIEEFIESCQKDENIMRSMQLFDNVI; from the exons GCCACCCTCCAGGGCCCACTAAAAAAGCGCTGAAGCAGCGGTTCCTCAAGCTGCTGCCTTGCTGCGGGCCCCAAGCCCTGCCCTCAGTCAGTGAAA TTGGCCGGGTCTTCCACTTTCTCGGTGACAGTTCGCTCCCTTCAGCATTAGCAGTCCCAGCCTCCCTCCGCCCCCACAGACCCCGCCCGCTGGACCCAG ACAGCGTGGAGGATGAGTTTGAATTGTCCACCGTGTGTCACCGGCCAGAGGGTCTGGAGCAGCTGCAGGAGCAAACCAAGTTCACACGCAAGGAGTTGCAGGTCCTGTACCGGGGGTTCAAGAAT GAATGTCCCAGCGGAATTGTCAACGAGGAGAACTTCAAGCAGATTTACTCTCAGTTCTTTCCTCAAGGAG ACTCCAGCACATATGCCACTTTCCTCTTCAATGCCTTTGACACCAACCATGATGGCTCTGTCAGTTTCGAG gaCTTCGTGGCTGGTTTGTCGGTGATTCTTCGGGGAACCATAGATGACAGGTTAAACTGGGCCTTCAATCTGTATGACCTCAACAAGGATGGCTGCATCACCAAGGAG GAAATGCTTGATATCATGAAATCCATCTATGATATGATGGGCAAGTATACGTATCCTGCGCTCCGAGAGGAGGCCCCAAGGGAGCATGTGGAGAGCTTCTTCCAG AAGATGGACAGGAACAAGGATGGCGTGGTGACCATTGAGGAATTCATTGAGTCCTGCCAGAAG GACGAGAACATCATGAGGTCCATGCAACTCTTTGACAATGTCATCTAG
- the OGA gene encoding protein O-GlcNAcase isoform X3, whose translation MSQPIRRISIENRAPGRRPNGRRPRRTCRGGGGRGRRMVQKESQAALEERESELNSNPAASAGASLEPPAAPAPGEDNPAGAGGAAVAGAAGGARRFLCGVVEGFYGRPWVMEQRKELFRRLQKWELNTYLYAPKDDYKHRMFWREMYSVEEAEQLMTLISAAREYEIEFIYAISPGLDITFSNPKEVSTLKRKLDQVSQFGCRSFALLFDDIDHNMCAADKEVFSSFAHAQVSITNEIYQYLGEPETFLFCPTEYCGTFCYPNVSQSPYLRTVGEKLLPGIEVLWTGPKVVSKEIPVESIEEVSKIIKRAPVIWDNIHANDYDQKRLFLGPYKGRSTELIPRLKGVLTNPNCEFEANYVAIHTLATWYKSNMNGVRKDVVMSRQVAHSGAKASVVDGTPLVAAPSLNATTVVTTVYQEPIMSQGAALSGEPTALTKEEEKKQPDEEPMDMVVEKQEETDHKNDNQILTEIVEAKMAEELKPMDTDKESIAESKSPEMSMQEDCISDIAPMQTDEQTNKEQFVPGPNEKPLYTVEPVTLEDLQLLADLFYLPYEHGPKGAQMLREFQWLRANSSVVSVNCKGKDSEKIEEWRSRAAKFEEMCGLVMGMFTRLSNCANRTILYDMYSYVWDIKSIMSMVKSFVQWLGCRSHSSAQFLIGDQEPWAFRGGLAGEFQRLLPIDGANDLFFQPPPLTPTSKVYTIRPYFPKDEASVYKICREMYDDGVGLPFQSQPDLIGDKLVGGLLSLSLDYCFVLEDEDGICGYALGTVDVTPFIKKCKISWIPFMQEKYTKPNGDKELSEAEKIMLSFHEEQEVLPETFLANFPSLIKMDIHKKVTDPSVAKSMMACLLSSLKANGSRGAFCEVRPDDKRILEFYSKLGCFEIAKMEGFPKDVVILGRSL comes from the exons ATGAGCCAACCTATTAGAAGAATCTCAATAGAAAATAG GGCTCCGGGCCGGCGGCCCAACGGACGGAGGCCGAGGAGGACCTGCAGAGGTGGCGGCGGCCGGGGCAGGAGGATGGTGCAGAAGGAGAGCCAGGCGGCGCTGGAGGAGCGGGAGAGCGAGCTGAACTCCAACCCTGCTGCTTCCGCGGGGGCATCGTTGGAGCCGCCAGCAGCTCCGGCCCCCGGAGAAGACAACCCAGCCGGGGCCGGGGGAGCAGCGgtggctggggctgcaggaggAGCTCGGAGGTTCCTATGTGGCGTAGTGGAAG GATTTTATGGAAGACCTTGGGTTATGGAACAGAGAAAAGAACTCTTTAGAAG GCTCCAGAAATGGGAATTAAATACATACTTGTATGCCCCAAAAGATGACTACAAACATAGGATGTTTTGGCGAGAGATGTATTCAGTGGAAGAAGCtg AGCAACTTATGACACTCATCTCTGCTGCACGAGAATATGAGATAGAGTTCATCTATGCTATCTCACCTGGATTGGATATTACCTTTTCTAACCCCAAGGAAGTATCTACATTGAAACGCAAACTGGACCAG GTTTCTCAGTTTGGGTGCAGGTCATTTGCCTTGCTTTTTGATGATATTGACCATAATATGTGTGCAGCAGACAAAGAGGTATTCAGTTCTTTTGCTCATGCCCAGGTCTCCATTACAAATGAAATTTATCAATACCTAGGAGAGCCAGAAACTTTCCTCTTCTGTCCCACAG AATATTGTGGCACTTTCTGTTACCCAAATGTGTCTCAGTCTCCTTATTTAAGGACTGTGGGTGAAAAGCTTCTCCCTGGAATTGAGGTGCTTTGGACAG GTCCGAAAGTTGTTTCTAAAGAAATTCCAGTGGAGTCTATTGAAGAGGTTTCTAAGATTATTAAGAGAGCTCCAGTAATCTGGGATAACATTCATGCTAATGATTATGATCAGAAGAGACTATTTCTGGGCCCATACAAAGGAAGATCCACAGAACTCATCCCACGGTTAAAAGGAGTCCTTACTAATCCAAATTGTGAATTTGAAGCCAACTATGTTGCTATCCACACCCTTGCCACCTGGTACAAATCAAACATGAATGGAGTGAGAAAAGATGTAGTGATGA GTAGGCAAGTTGCACACAGTGGAGCTAAAGCAAGTGTAGTTGATGGGACTCCCTTAGTTGCAGCACCCTCTTTAAATGCCACAACTGTAGTCACAACAGTTTATCAGGAGCCCATTATGAGCCAGGGAGCAGCCTTGAGTGGTGAACCTACAGCTCTgaccaaggaagaagaaaagaaacagccagATGAGGAACCCATGGACATGGTAgtagaaaaacaagaagaaacagaccaCAAGAATGACAATCAAATACTCACTGAAATTGTTGAAGCTAAAATGGCTGAGGAATTGAAACCAATGGACACAGATAAAGAGAGCATAGCTGAATCAAAATCCCCAGAGATGTCTATGCAGGAAGATTGCATTAGTGATATTGCCCCTATGCAGACTGATGAACAGACAAACAAGGAACAGTTTGTGCCAGGTCCCAATGAAAAGCCTCTGTATACTGTGGAACCAGTGACTTTGGAGGATTTGCAGTTGCTTGCTGACCTGTTCTACCTTCCTTATGAGCATGGACCCAAAGGAGCGCAAATGTTACGGGAATTCCAGTGGCTTCGAGCAAATAGCAGTGTTGTCAGTGTCAATTGCAAAGGAAAAGACTCTGAAAAA ATTGAAGAATGGCGGTCACGAGCAGCCAAGTTTGAGGAGATGTGTGGACTGGTGATGGGAATGTTCACTCGACTCTCCAATTGTGCCAACAGGACAATCCTTTATGACATGTACTCCTATGTTTGGGATATCAAGAGTATAATGTCTATGGTGAAGTCTTTTGTACAGTGGTTAG GGTGTCGTAGTCATTCTTCAGCACAGTTCTTAATTGGAGACCAAGAACCCTGGGCCTTTAGAGGTGGTCTAGCAGGAGAGTTCCAG CGTTTGCTGCCAATTGATGGGGCAAATGATCTCTTTTTTCAACCACCCCCACTGACTCCTACCTCCAAAGTTTATACTATCAGACCATATTTTCCTAAAGATGAG GCTTCCGTGTACAAGATTTGCAGAGAAATGTATGACGATGGAGTGGGTTTACCTTTTCAAAGTCAGCCTGACCTTATTGGAGACAA GTTAGTAGGAGGGCTGCTTTCCCTTAGCCTGGATTACTGTTTTGTCCTAGAAGACGAAGATGGCATATGTGGTTATGCCTTGGGCACTGTAGATGTGACCcccttcattaaaaaatgtaaaatttcctgGATTCCCTTCATGCAGGAGAAGTATACCAAGCCAAATGGTGACAAAGAACTCTCCGAGGCTGAG aaaataatgttGAGTTTCCATGAAGAGCAGGAAGTGTTGCCAGAAACTTTCCTTGCCAACTTCCCTTCTCTGATAAAGATGGATATTCATAAAAAAGTAACTGACCCGAGTGTAGCCAAAAGCATGATGGCTTGCCTCCTGTCTTCACTGAAGGCTAATG
- the OGA gene encoding protein O-GlcNAcase isoform X2 — MVQKESQAALEERESELNSNPAASAGASLEPPAAPAPGEDNPAGAGGAAVAGAAGGARRFLCGVVEGFYGRPWVMEQRKELFRRLQKWELNTYLYAPKDDYKHRMFWREMYSVEEAEQLMTLISAAREYEIEFIYAISPGLDITFSNPKEVSTLKRKLDQVSQFGCRSFALLFDDIDHNMCAADKEVFSSFAHAQVSITNEIYQYLGEPETFLFCPTEYCGTFCYPNVSQSPYLRTVGEKLLPGIEVLWTGPKVVSKEIPVESIEEVSKIIKRAPVIWDNIHANDYDQKRLFLGPYKGRSTELIPRLKGVLTNPNCEFEANYVAIHTLATWYKSNMNGVRKDVVMTDSEDSTVSIQIKLENEGSDEDIETDVLYSPQMALKLALTEWLQEFGVPHQYSSRQVAHSGAKASVVDGTPLVAAPSLNATTVVTTVYQEPIMSQGAALSGEPTALTKEEEKKQPDEEPMDMVVEKQEETDHKNDNQILTEIVEAKMAEELKPMDTDKESIAESKSPEMSMQEDCISDIAPMQTDEQTNKEQFVPGPNEKPLYTVEPVTLEDLQLLADLFYLPYEHGPKGAQMLREFQWLRANSSVVSVNCKGKDSEKIEEWRSRAAKFEEMCGLVMGMFTRLSNCANRTILYDMYSYVWDIKSIMSMVKSFVQWLGCRSHSSAQFLIGDQEPWAFRGGLAGEFQRLLPIDGANDLFFQPPPLTPTSKVYTIRPYFPKDEASVYKICREMYDDGVGLPFQSQPDLIGDKLVGGLLSLSLDYCFVLEDEDGICGYALGTVDVTPFIKKCKISWIPFMQEKYTKPNGDKELSEAEKIMLSFHEEQEVLPETFLANFPSLIKMDIHKKVTDPSVAKSMMACLLSSLKANGSRGAFCEVRPDDKRILEFYSKLGCFEIAKMEGFPKDVVILGRSL; from the exons ATGGTGCAGAAGGAGAGCCAGGCGGCGCTGGAGGAGCGGGAGAGCGAGCTGAACTCCAACCCTGCTGCTTCCGCGGGGGCATCGTTGGAGCCGCCAGCAGCTCCGGCCCCCGGAGAAGACAACCCAGCCGGGGCCGGGGGAGCAGCGgtggctggggctgcaggaggAGCTCGGAGGTTCCTATGTGGCGTAGTGGAAG GATTTTATGGAAGACCTTGGGTTATGGAACAGAGAAAAGAACTCTTTAGAAG GCTCCAGAAATGGGAATTAAATACATACTTGTATGCCCCAAAAGATGACTACAAACATAGGATGTTTTGGCGAGAGATGTATTCAGTGGAAGAAGCtg AGCAACTTATGACACTCATCTCTGCTGCACGAGAATATGAGATAGAGTTCATCTATGCTATCTCACCTGGATTGGATATTACCTTTTCTAACCCCAAGGAAGTATCTACATTGAAACGCAAACTGGACCAG GTTTCTCAGTTTGGGTGCAGGTCATTTGCCTTGCTTTTTGATGATATTGACCATAATATGTGTGCAGCAGACAAAGAGGTATTCAGTTCTTTTGCTCATGCCCAGGTCTCCATTACAAATGAAATTTATCAATACCTAGGAGAGCCAGAAACTTTCCTCTTCTGTCCCACAG AATATTGTGGCACTTTCTGTTACCCAAATGTGTCTCAGTCTCCTTATTTAAGGACTGTGGGTGAAAAGCTTCTCCCTGGAATTGAGGTGCTTTGGACAG GTCCGAAAGTTGTTTCTAAAGAAATTCCAGTGGAGTCTATTGAAGAGGTTTCTAAGATTATTAAGAGAGCTCCAGTAATCTGGGATAACATTCATGCTAATGATTATGATCAGAAGAGACTATTTCTGGGCCCATACAAAGGAAGATCCACAGAACTCATCCCACGGTTAAAAGGAGTCCTTACTAATCCAAATTGTGAATTTGAAGCCAACTATGTTGCTATCCACACCCTTGCCACCTGGTACAAATCAAACATGAATGGAGTGAGAAAAGATGTAGTGATGA ctgaCAGTGAAGACAGTACTGTATCGATCCAGATAAAGTTAGAAAATGAAGGCAGTGATGAAGATATTGAAACTGATGTGCTCTATAGTCCACAGATGGCTCTAAAGTTAGCTTTAACAGAGTGGTTGCAGGAGTTTGGTGTACCTCATCAGTATAGCA GTAGGCAAGTTGCACACAGTGGAGCTAAAGCAAGTGTAGTTGATGGGACTCCCTTAGTTGCAGCACCCTCTTTAAATGCCACAACTGTAGTCACAACAGTTTATCAGGAGCCCATTATGAGCCAGGGAGCAGCCTTGAGTGGTGAACCTACAGCTCTgaccaaggaagaagaaaagaaacagccagATGAGGAACCCATGGACATGGTAgtagaaaaacaagaagaaacagaccaCAAGAATGACAATCAAATACTCACTGAAATTGTTGAAGCTAAAATGGCTGAGGAATTGAAACCAATGGACACAGATAAAGAGAGCATAGCTGAATCAAAATCCCCAGAGATGTCTATGCAGGAAGATTGCATTAGTGATATTGCCCCTATGCAGACTGATGAACAGACAAACAAGGAACAGTTTGTGCCAGGTCCCAATGAAAAGCCTCTGTATACTGTGGAACCAGTGACTTTGGAGGATTTGCAGTTGCTTGCTGACCTGTTCTACCTTCCTTATGAGCATGGACCCAAAGGAGCGCAAATGTTACGGGAATTCCAGTGGCTTCGAGCAAATAGCAGTGTTGTCAGTGTCAATTGCAAAGGAAAAGACTCTGAAAAA ATTGAAGAATGGCGGTCACGAGCAGCCAAGTTTGAGGAGATGTGTGGACTGGTGATGGGAATGTTCACTCGACTCTCCAATTGTGCCAACAGGACAATCCTTTATGACATGTACTCCTATGTTTGGGATATCAAGAGTATAATGTCTATGGTGAAGTCTTTTGTACAGTGGTTAG GGTGTCGTAGTCATTCTTCAGCACAGTTCTTAATTGGAGACCAAGAACCCTGGGCCTTTAGAGGTGGTCTAGCAGGAGAGTTCCAG CGTTTGCTGCCAATTGATGGGGCAAATGATCTCTTTTTTCAACCACCCCCACTGACTCCTACCTCCAAAGTTTATACTATCAGACCATATTTTCCTAAAGATGAG GCTTCCGTGTACAAGATTTGCAGAGAAATGTATGACGATGGAGTGGGTTTACCTTTTCAAAGTCAGCCTGACCTTATTGGAGACAA GTTAGTAGGAGGGCTGCTTTCCCTTAGCCTGGATTACTGTTTTGTCCTAGAAGACGAAGATGGCATATGTGGTTATGCCTTGGGCACTGTAGATGTGACCcccttcattaaaaaatgtaaaatttcctgGATTCCCTTCATGCAGGAGAAGTATACCAAGCCAAATGGTGACAAAGAACTCTCCGAGGCTGAG aaaataatgttGAGTTTCCATGAAGAGCAGGAAGTGTTGCCAGAAACTTTCCTTGCCAACTTCCCTTCTCTGATAAAGATGGATATTCATAAAAAAGTAACTGACCCGAGTGTAGCCAAAAGCATGATGGCTTGCCTCCTGTCTTCACTGAAGGCTAATG
- the OGA gene encoding protein O-GlcNAcase isoform X1, which yields MSQPIRRISIENRAPGRRPNGRRPRRTCRGGGGRGRRMVQKESQAALEERESELNSNPAASAGASLEPPAAPAPGEDNPAGAGGAAVAGAAGGARRFLCGVVEGFYGRPWVMEQRKELFRRLQKWELNTYLYAPKDDYKHRMFWREMYSVEEAEQLMTLISAAREYEIEFIYAISPGLDITFSNPKEVSTLKRKLDQVSQFGCRSFALLFDDIDHNMCAADKEVFSSFAHAQVSITNEIYQYLGEPETFLFCPTEYCGTFCYPNVSQSPYLRTVGEKLLPGIEVLWTGPKVVSKEIPVESIEEVSKIIKRAPVIWDNIHANDYDQKRLFLGPYKGRSTELIPRLKGVLTNPNCEFEANYVAIHTLATWYKSNMNGVRKDVVMTDSEDSTVSIQIKLENEGSDEDIETDVLYSPQMALKLALTEWLQEFGVPHQYSSRQVAHSGAKASVVDGTPLVAAPSLNATTVVTTVYQEPIMSQGAALSGEPTALTKEEEKKQPDEEPMDMVVEKQEETDHKNDNQILTEIVEAKMAEELKPMDTDKESIAESKSPEMSMQEDCISDIAPMQTDEQTNKEQFVPGPNEKPLYTVEPVTLEDLQLLADLFYLPYEHGPKGAQMLREFQWLRANSSVVSVNCKGKDSEKIEEWRSRAAKFEEMCGLVMGMFTRLSNCANRTILYDMYSYVWDIKSIMSMVKSFVQWLGCRSHSSAQFLIGDQEPWAFRGGLAGEFQRLLPIDGANDLFFQPPPLTPTSKVYTIRPYFPKDEASVYKICREMYDDGVGLPFQSQPDLIGDKLVGGLLSLSLDYCFVLEDEDGICGYALGTVDVTPFIKKCKISWIPFMQEKYTKPNGDKELSEAEKIMLSFHEEQEVLPETFLANFPSLIKMDIHKKVTDPSVAKSMMACLLSSLKANGSRGAFCEVRPDDKRILEFYSKLGCFEIAKMEGFPKDVVILGRSL from the exons ATGAGCCAACCTATTAGAAGAATCTCAATAGAAAATAG GGCTCCGGGCCGGCGGCCCAACGGACGGAGGCCGAGGAGGACCTGCAGAGGTGGCGGCGGCCGGGGCAGGAGGATGGTGCAGAAGGAGAGCCAGGCGGCGCTGGAGGAGCGGGAGAGCGAGCTGAACTCCAACCCTGCTGCTTCCGCGGGGGCATCGTTGGAGCCGCCAGCAGCTCCGGCCCCCGGAGAAGACAACCCAGCCGGGGCCGGGGGAGCAGCGgtggctggggctgcaggaggAGCTCGGAGGTTCCTATGTGGCGTAGTGGAAG GATTTTATGGAAGACCTTGGGTTATGGAACAGAGAAAAGAACTCTTTAGAAG GCTCCAGAAATGGGAATTAAATACATACTTGTATGCCCCAAAAGATGACTACAAACATAGGATGTTTTGGCGAGAGATGTATTCAGTGGAAGAAGCtg AGCAACTTATGACACTCATCTCTGCTGCACGAGAATATGAGATAGAGTTCATCTATGCTATCTCACCTGGATTGGATATTACCTTTTCTAACCCCAAGGAAGTATCTACATTGAAACGCAAACTGGACCAG GTTTCTCAGTTTGGGTGCAGGTCATTTGCCTTGCTTTTTGATGATATTGACCATAATATGTGTGCAGCAGACAAAGAGGTATTCAGTTCTTTTGCTCATGCCCAGGTCTCCATTACAAATGAAATTTATCAATACCTAGGAGAGCCAGAAACTTTCCTCTTCTGTCCCACAG AATATTGTGGCACTTTCTGTTACCCAAATGTGTCTCAGTCTCCTTATTTAAGGACTGTGGGTGAAAAGCTTCTCCCTGGAATTGAGGTGCTTTGGACAG GTCCGAAAGTTGTTTCTAAAGAAATTCCAGTGGAGTCTATTGAAGAGGTTTCTAAGATTATTAAGAGAGCTCCAGTAATCTGGGATAACATTCATGCTAATGATTATGATCAGAAGAGACTATTTCTGGGCCCATACAAAGGAAGATCCACAGAACTCATCCCACGGTTAAAAGGAGTCCTTACTAATCCAAATTGTGAATTTGAAGCCAACTATGTTGCTATCCACACCCTTGCCACCTGGTACAAATCAAACATGAATGGAGTGAGAAAAGATGTAGTGATGA ctgaCAGTGAAGACAGTACTGTATCGATCCAGATAAAGTTAGAAAATGAAGGCAGTGATGAAGATATTGAAACTGATGTGCTCTATAGTCCACAGATGGCTCTAAAGTTAGCTTTAACAGAGTGGTTGCAGGAGTTTGGTGTACCTCATCAGTATAGCA GTAGGCAAGTTGCACACAGTGGAGCTAAAGCAAGTGTAGTTGATGGGACTCCCTTAGTTGCAGCACCCTCTTTAAATGCCACAACTGTAGTCACAACAGTTTATCAGGAGCCCATTATGAGCCAGGGAGCAGCCTTGAGTGGTGAACCTACAGCTCTgaccaaggaagaagaaaagaaacagccagATGAGGAACCCATGGACATGGTAgtagaaaaacaagaagaaacagaccaCAAGAATGACAATCAAATACTCACTGAAATTGTTGAAGCTAAAATGGCTGAGGAATTGAAACCAATGGACACAGATAAAGAGAGCATAGCTGAATCAAAATCCCCAGAGATGTCTATGCAGGAAGATTGCATTAGTGATATTGCCCCTATGCAGACTGATGAACAGACAAACAAGGAACAGTTTGTGCCAGGTCCCAATGAAAAGCCTCTGTATACTGTGGAACCAGTGACTTTGGAGGATTTGCAGTTGCTTGCTGACCTGTTCTACCTTCCTTATGAGCATGGACCCAAAGGAGCGCAAATGTTACGGGAATTCCAGTGGCTTCGAGCAAATAGCAGTGTTGTCAGTGTCAATTGCAAAGGAAAAGACTCTGAAAAA ATTGAAGAATGGCGGTCACGAGCAGCCAAGTTTGAGGAGATGTGTGGACTGGTGATGGGAATGTTCACTCGACTCTCCAATTGTGCCAACAGGACAATCCTTTATGACATGTACTCCTATGTTTGGGATATCAAGAGTATAATGTCTATGGTGAAGTCTTTTGTACAGTGGTTAG GGTGTCGTAGTCATTCTTCAGCACAGTTCTTAATTGGAGACCAAGAACCCTGGGCCTTTAGAGGTGGTCTAGCAGGAGAGTTCCAG CGTTTGCTGCCAATTGATGGGGCAAATGATCTCTTTTTTCAACCACCCCCACTGACTCCTACCTCCAAAGTTTATACTATCAGACCATATTTTCCTAAAGATGAG GCTTCCGTGTACAAGATTTGCAGAGAAATGTATGACGATGGAGTGGGTTTACCTTTTCAAAGTCAGCCTGACCTTATTGGAGACAA GTTAGTAGGAGGGCTGCTTTCCCTTAGCCTGGATTACTGTTTTGTCCTAGAAGACGAAGATGGCATATGTGGTTATGCCTTGGGCACTGTAGATGTGACCcccttcattaaaaaatgtaaaatttcctgGATTCCCTTCATGCAGGAGAAGTATACCAAGCCAAATGGTGACAAAGAACTCTCCGAGGCTGAG aaaataatgttGAGTTTCCATGAAGAGCAGGAAGTGTTGCCAGAAACTTTCCTTGCCAACTTCCCTTCTCTGATAAAGATGGATATTCATAAAAAAGTAACTGACCCGAGTGTAGCCAAAAGCATGATGGCTTGCCTCCTGTCTTCACTGAAGGCTAATG